From Nitrospirota bacterium, the proteins below share one genomic window:
- the pfkB gene encoding 1-phosphofructokinase, giving the protein MIYTITLNPALDHFLDVEDLRVDDANRATGECIYAGGKGIDVSRAIRRLGGDSIALGFIGGHNGRLMVDLLKGEGVTCYFTAIAQETRRNIIICAKQRRTQTMINAKGPVVAPEEWRAFLTHLGLLDLQGAYVVLGGSLPRGVPQDAYRQIIALVQREGAKAMLDADGPCFQAGLKARPFAIKPNLNELRRLTGRPLRTEGAVWDAARALNRAGVRIVLVSQGRRGLLAVSGAERYRAVPPAVTVRSTVGAGDSTVAGFVFKHAGGKDLEECVRFATAAGTAATLAPGNQLCRLKDVQRLLARIKIQALG; this is encoded by the coding sequence ATGATCTACACCATCACCCTGAATCCCGCGCTGGATCATTTCCTCGACGTCGAGGATCTGCGGGTGGACGACGCCAACCGCGCGACGGGAGAATGCATCTACGCCGGAGGGAAAGGCATCGACGTGTCGCGCGCGATCCGGCGTCTGGGCGGCGACAGCATCGCCCTGGGGTTTATCGGCGGGCATAACGGGCGGCTCATGGTCGATCTGCTCAAAGGCGAGGGCGTGACCTGTTACTTCACGGCGATTGCGCAGGAAACCCGCCGCAACATCATTATCTGCGCGAAACAGCGCCGTACGCAGACCATGATCAACGCCAAAGGTCCTGTCGTCGCCCCGGAGGAATGGCGGGCGTTTCTGACGCATCTGGGTTTGCTGGACCTGCAAGGCGCCTATGTCGTGCTGGGTGGCAGTCTGCCCCGCGGCGTCCCGCAGGATGCGTACCGGCAGATCATCGCCCTCGTCCAGCGGGAAGGCGCGAAAGCGATGTTGGACGCGGACGGACCCTGTTTCCAAGCGGGCCTCAAGGCCAGGCCCTTCGCGATCAAGCCCAACTTGAATGAGCTGCGTCGCCTGACCGGGCGGCCGTTGCGGACCGAAGGCGCAGTGTGGGATGCGGCGCGGGCGCTGAATCGGGCGGGGGTGCGGATCGTGCTGGTCTCACAGGGACGGCGTGGGCTGCTGGCGGTCAGCGGCGCCGAGCGATACCGGGCCGTGCCTCCGGCCGTGACGGTTCGCAGCACGGTCGGAGCCGGCGACTCGACCGTCGCGGGCTTTGTGTTCAAGCATGCGGGCGGCAAAGACTTGGAGGAGTGCGTCCGCTTCGCGACGGCCGCCGGCACGGCGGCCACCCTCGCGCCGGGCAACCAATTGTGCCGGCTCAAGGACGTGCAGCGGCTGCTGGCCCGGATCAAAATTCAGGCGCTGGGCTAG
- a CDS encoding universal stress protein — translation MKILLAVDGSKYGRWATEWIARLPFVSPPQVTALHVMDVAALRAPFVVQPVVAGNERFIQEEIKRLETRAKKVVEETRSLFSAHGLKGKVVTQNGGIASTILKQAPRRDGVVALGSRGLDALDRFMLGSVSTQVTLHAPCSVLVVKEEARPVRHIVFATDGSPSSEKAIRFLTSKLRADAGAAAGRSEPIRVSVVHVMPFLKYPELKEAGKRVVERCAEKLVKAGYHVEEVLRLGKPAEEIIKVASRKKADLIVTGAKGLGAIARFLLGSVSTKVVQHSSCSVLVVR, via the coding sequence ATGAAAATCCTCTTAGCGGTCGACGGCTCCAAGTACGGTCGGTGGGCGACGGAATGGATCGCGCGGTTGCCATTTGTTTCACCGCCTCAGGTGACGGCGTTGCACGTCATGGACGTCGCGGCGCTGCGCGCGCCCTTCGTGGTGCAGCCTGTGGTGGCCGGGAACGAGCGGTTCATTCAGGAGGAAATCAAGCGGCTGGAGACGCGGGCGAAAAAAGTGGTTGAAGAGACCCGCTCGCTCTTCTCGGCTCATGGCCTGAAGGGAAAAGTCGTCACCCAAAACGGTGGCATCGCCTCGACGATTCTGAAGCAGGCTCCCAGGCGCGACGGTGTGGTCGCCCTCGGCAGCCGGGGACTGGACGCGCTCGATCGGTTCATGCTCGGCAGCGTCTCGACGCAGGTGACGCTCCATGCGCCCTGTTCCGTGCTCGTCGTCAAGGAGGAGGCCAGGCCGGTCCGCCACATCGTCTTCGCAACCGATGGGTCCCCGTCGTCCGAGAAAGCGATCCGGTTTCTGACAAGCAAGCTCAGGGCGGACGCAGGCGCGGCCGCTGGCAGGTCCGAGCCGATCCGGGTGTCGGTCGTGCACGTGATGCCGTTTCTGAAGTATCCCGAGCTGAAAGAAGCTGGCAAGAGGGTCGTCGAACGGTGCGCGGAAAAGTTGGTCAAAGCCGGCTATCACGTCGAAGAGGTGCTCCGCCTCGGGAAGCCCGCCGAGGAAATCATCAAGGTCGCGTCGCGCAAGAAAGCCGATCTGATCGTCACCGGCGCCAAAGGCTTGGGCGCCATCGCGCGCTTCCTGCTCGGCAGTGTGTCCACGAAAGTCGTGCAACACAGCTCCTGTTCGGTGTTGGTGGTGCGGTGA